The Streptomyces sp. NBC_00162 sequence CCAGGGACCCATGTCCAGGAGCGGGCCGTGCGGATCCGCCGGCGCGGTCGGCTCGATCAGCCGCAGCCGGCGCCGCTCCGCCCGGGCGACGGGGATCCCGAGCAGCGCGGTGGCCGCCAGGACCACCAGGCCCACCCCGACCACGGAGAGGACCACCCCGAGGGCCACCAGCACGGCCAGGCACAGCAGCACGCCCACGCCGAACAGCGCGCCGCTGAACAGGTAGGCCCAGCTGCGCAGCGGCCAGCGGGACCGCAGGAAGGGCAGCGGCCCCGACCTCATCGCCTCCCAGACGGCGATGGTCTGCCCGCTCGGTTCGTGCGGCATCGGCTGCCCTGACATCTGCGCACCCTTCGTGGAACCCGGCGCATCCGGCGCTCGGTGATCTTCCTTGAACTCTAGTCCGGCCTCCTCCGCCTGTCGGTAGGGAAAACCCTCCCCCGAGGTGTCCCCTCAGGCCCACTGCGCCGGGGCACCCCGCGGTGCTGGACTGGAGGGGTTCCGCTTCGCCCTCACCACCCACGGCAGTCCCCACCCGCCCACTCACCCCACCCACCGCACCCACCGCATCGGCAAAGGATTCACGACATGGCACTTCTCACCGACATGAAGGTGTCGGCCGCGCGACTGGTCTCGGTGTCCAAGACCTACCCCGGCGCCACGGGGCCGGTCCTGCACGAGGTCACCGTGGAGTTCCCGGCCCGCGCCATGACCGCGGTCATGGGCCCGTCCGGTTCGGGCAAGACGACCCTGCTGCACTGCGCCGCGGGACTCGACCGGCCCTCGGCGGGCCAGGTGCTCCTCGGCGACACCGATCTGGCCGTCTGCGACGAGGAGCAGCTGACGAGGATCCGGCGGCAGCGGGTGGGCTTCGTCTTCCAGCAGTTCAACCTCCTGCCCATGCTGACGGCCTACGAGAACGTGGCGCTCCCGCTGCGGCTGAACGGCCACCGGCCCAAGCGGTCGGTGGTGCAGGGGGCACTCGCCCAGGTCGGCCTGGAGAAGCTGACGGACCGCCGCCCGGCGCAGCTTTCGGGCGGGCAGCAGCAGCGGGTGGCCATCGCCCGGACCCTGGTGGCCGAGCCGGAGGTGGTCTTCGCCGACGAGCCGACCGGCTCGCTCGACCGGGCCACGGGCCGTCAGGTCATGGCCCTGCTGCGGAACCTGGTGGACCGGGCCGGGGGGACCGTGGTGATGGTCACCCACGACCCGGTGGCCGCCGCGTACGCGGACCAGGTGGTCTACCTGGTCGACGGCCGGGTGGTGGGCACCGACCCCGCTCCCACCGTCGAGCGCATCACCGCCCGCCTGGGCCGGTGGGACGCCTGATGTGGCAGCTGTCCGTACGCTCGGTCCGGCACCACGCGCCGCTGTTCCTGGGCACCTTCGTCTCGCTCGTGCTCGGGGTGGCGCTGATCGCGGTGTCCTCGGCGGCCCTGGCCGCCACCTTCGACGTCCGTCAGCCGTCCCCGGAAGGCCGGCCCTCGATCACGCTCCAGGACGGCAGCGGAACCACCCACACCCTGGTCAGCGGAGGACTGGACCTGGGCGGCATCCAGACCGTGCTGGTGATGGCCGGCATCGTCTCCGCGTTCGTGACCGTGTTCGTCATCGCCGGCACCTGTGCGTTCAGTGTCGCCCTGCGCCGCCAGGACATGGGCCTGCTCCGGCTGGTCGGCGCGGGCGCGCGGCAGGTGCGGCGCATGGTGATCGGGGAGAGCGTGGCCGTCGCGGTGCCCGCCGTCGCGGTGGGATGCCTGCTGGCCGTCGTGGCCACACCGTGGGCCGTGGACGGGCTCAACGGCACGGGCCT is a genomic window containing:
- a CDS encoding ABC transporter ATP-binding protein produces the protein MALLTDMKVSAARLVSVSKTYPGATGPVLHEVTVEFPARAMTAVMGPSGSGKTTLLHCAAGLDRPSAGQVLLGDTDLAVCDEEQLTRIRRQRVGFVFQQFNLLPMLTAYENVALPLRLNGHRPKRSVVQGALAQVGLEKLTDRRPAQLSGGQQQRVAIARTLVAEPEVVFADEPTGSLDRATGRQVMALLRNLVDRAGGTVVMVTHDPVAAAYADQVVYLVDGRVVGTDPAPTVERITARLGRWDA